Proteins encoded by one window of Phenylobacterium soli:
- a CDS encoding leucyl aminopeptidase family protein — MSEVILEAAEGAAVPVIALTQAETPAFLQAASPLARGAAALAEFKGKAGQAVSVLSPAGEVEQVLFGLGDAPEAMTFRALPPKLPAGTYRIAQAPAQVDRAQAALAFALGSYRFDRYKARDADKPRLVAEDVDVAEVRHLAHACALARDMVNTPANDLGPLQIETIAREIAEQHGAQITVVTGEGLLEANYPAVHAVGRAAVAERAPRMIEIAWGEAGRPLVAIVGKGVVFDTGGLDIKPSAGMRLMKKDMGGAAHALALARMVMAARLPVRLAVLVPAVENAISGDAMRPGDVIASRKGLSIEVGNTDAEGRLILADALTRAAELEPVLTLDFATLTGAARIALGPELPPFYTDDEDLAAAIEAHARKTADPVWRMPLWKGYAPAVDSDIADLKNDPDGWAQAGSVTAALFLQRFAPAGAWAHFDIFAWNPRSQPGRPTGGEAQAIRGLYNLLKERFR, encoded by the coding sequence ATGTCCGAAGTGATCCTCGAGGCGGCCGAAGGCGCCGCCGTTCCCGTCATCGCGCTCACCCAGGCCGAGACCCCGGCCTTCCTCCAGGCCGCCTCGCCCCTGGCGCGCGGCGCCGCGGCTCTGGCGGAGTTCAAGGGCAAGGCCGGCCAGGCGGTGAGCGTCCTCTCGCCCGCCGGCGAGGTGGAGCAGGTGCTGTTCGGCCTGGGTGACGCACCCGAGGCCATGACCTTCCGCGCCCTGCCGCCCAAGCTGCCGGCGGGGACCTATCGCATCGCCCAGGCGCCGGCGCAGGTGGACCGCGCCCAGGCGGCCTTGGCCTTCGCCCTCGGGAGCTACCGCTTCGACCGCTATAAGGCGCGCGACGCCGACAAGCCGCGGCTGGTGGCCGAGGACGTCGACGTGGCGGAGGTCCGCCACCTCGCCCACGCCTGCGCCCTGGCCCGCGACATGGTCAACACCCCGGCCAACGACCTCGGGCCCCTGCAGATCGAGACCATCGCCCGCGAGATCGCCGAGCAGCATGGGGCCCAGATCACGGTGGTGACGGGGGAGGGGCTGCTGGAGGCCAACTATCCGGCGGTTCATGCGGTCGGCCGCGCGGCCGTGGCCGAGCGCGCGCCGCGGATGATCGAGATCGCCTGGGGCGAGGCCGGGCGGCCCCTGGTGGCCATCGTCGGCAAGGGCGTAGTGTTCGACACCGGCGGCCTCGACATCAAGCCGTCCGCCGGCATGCGGCTGATGAAGAAGGACATGGGCGGGGCCGCCCACGCCCTGGCCCTGGCGCGGATGGTGATGGCGGCCAGGCTGCCGGTGCGGCTGGCCGTGCTGGTGCCCGCCGTGGAGAACGCCATCAGCGGCGACGCCATGCGGCCTGGCGACGTCATCGCCTCGCGCAAGGGGCTGTCCATCGAGGTCGGCAACACCGACGCCGAGGGGCGGCTGATACTCGCCGACGCCCTGACCCGGGCGGCCGAGCTGGAGCCGGTGCTGACCCTGGACTTCGCGACCCTGACGGGCGCGGCGCGCATCGCGCTCGGGCCGGAGCTGCCGCCCTTCTACACGGACGACGAGGACCTCGCGGCCGCCATCGAGGCGCACGCAAGGAAGACCGCCGACCCGGTCTGGCGCATGCCGCTCTGGAAGGGCTACGCCCCCGCCGTCGACAGCGACATCGCCGACCTCAAGAACGACCCCGACGGCTGGGCCCAGGCGGGCTCGGTGACGGCGGCCCTCTTCCTGCAGCGCTTCGCCCCCGCCGGCGCCTGGGCGCACTTCGACATCTTCGCCTGGAACCCGCGCAGCCAGCCGGGCCGCCCGACGGGCGGCGAGGCCCAGGCGATCCGCGGCCTCTACAACCTGCTCAAGGAGCGCTTCCGGTGA
- a CDS encoding C40 family peptidase, giving the protein MTLDPRLTPLRDGIASRTLEGVVAAEVYLDPKPLACVVPAAGIHRAPDAGSEQMDQLLFGELFDKLEEEANGWVWGQARRDGYVGFVPAAALGPVGPAPTHRISALRTYAFEGPSIKSRALGCYSMNSLVSVEATEGRLARVAGAGWMTLEHLTPIGAFAADPAGIAERFLGAPYLWGGRESIGLDCSGLVQAALFACGRACPRDTDQQAAMGSEIGRQAFGRGDLVFWKGHVAMGLDEDRIVHANGHHMMTFVEPLDEAITRIAAQGYGEPTGFRRP; this is encoded by the coding sequence GTGACCCTCGACCCGCGCCTGACGCCGCTGCGCGACGGCATCGCCAGCCGCACCCTGGAAGGGGTGGTGGCGGCGGAAGTCTATCTGGACCCGAAGCCGCTCGCCTGCGTGGTCCCGGCGGCGGGGATCCATCGGGCGCCGGACGCCGGCTCCGAGCAGATGGACCAGCTCCTGTTCGGCGAGCTGTTCGACAAGCTGGAGGAAGAGGCCAACGGCTGGGTCTGGGGCCAGGCGCGGCGCGACGGCTATGTGGGCTTCGTGCCGGCGGCGGCTCTGGGGCCGGTGGGCCCGGCGCCCACGCATCGAATCTCGGCGCTGCGGACCTATGCGTTCGAAGGGCCGAGCATCAAGTCGCGGGCGCTCGGCTGCTACTCGATGAATTCGCTCGTTTCGGTCGAGGCCACCGAGGGGCGGCTCGCCAGGGTGGCGGGCGCCGGCTGGATGACCCTCGAGCATCTGACGCCGATCGGCGCCTTCGCGGCCGATCCGGCCGGCATCGCCGAACGTTTCCTCGGCGCGCCCTATTTGTGGGGCGGACGCGAGAGCATCGGCCTCGATTGCTCGGGGCTGGTGCAGGCGGCGCTGTTCGCCTGCGGCCGGGCCTGCCCGCGGGACACCGACCAGCAGGCGGCGATGGGCAGCGAGATCGGCCGCCAGGCCTTCGGTCGTGGCGACCTCGTGTTCTGGAAGGGGCACGTGGCCATGGGGCTGGACGAGGACCGGATCGTCCACGCCAACGGCCATCACATGATGACCTTCGTCGAGCCGCTGGACGAGGCGATCACGCGCATCGCGGCCCAGGGCTACGGCGAGCCGACGGGGTTCCGGCGGCCCTAG
- a CDS encoding c-type cytochrome, with translation MSDLTFNKVAGALLATGLAVVGLRELSSGVFNKEPVAKPGYAVEVAAEGGGGAAAADVPPDWGTVLPKADVAAGQAVFAKCQSCHSLTANGTGPNLMGVVGRKPGSEAGFAYSPAMQAFGAKTPIWDYDHLYEFIKSPQAYVNGTKMTFVGLKKPEDRVNLIAYLHTQGSSLPVPPPKPAAAAPAAAAEGQPTATGSTAGGATAGGEKSNAGGPAGQGTGAPAPGAPAQTSASKAAPTTAGADNKK, from the coding sequence ATGAGCGATCTCACGTTCAACAAGGTCGCCGGCGCGCTGCTGGCGACGGGCCTGGCCGTTGTCGGCCTTCGCGAACTCTCGTCCGGCGTCTTCAACAAGGAGCCCGTGGCCAAGCCGGGCTACGCCGTGGAAGTCGCCGCTGAGGGCGGTGGCGGCGCGGCCGCCGCGGACGTTCCGCCGGACTGGGGCACGGTGCTGCCGAAGGCCGACGTCGCCGCCGGCCAGGCGGTGTTCGCCAAGTGCCAGTCGTGCCACAGCCTGACCGCCAACGGCACCGGCCCGAACCTGATGGGCGTGGTGGGCCGCAAGCCTGGCTCGGAAGCCGGCTTCGCCTATTCGCCGGCCATGCAGGCGTTCGGCGCCAAGACCCCGATCTGGGACTACGACCACCTCTACGAGTTCATCAAGTCGCCGCAGGCCTACGTGAACGGCACGAAGATGACCTTCGTCGGCCTGAAGAAGCCGGAAGACCGCGTCAACCTGATCGCCTACCTGCACACCCAGGGCTCCAGCCTGCCGGTGCCGCCGCCGAAGCCGGCGGCCGCCGCGCCGGCCGCCGCGGCCGAGGGCCAGCCCACCGCCACCGGCTCGACCGCCGGCGGCGCGACCGCGGGCGGCGAGAAGTCCAACGCCGGCGGTCCGGCCGGCCAGGGCACGGGCGCTCCGGCGCCGGGCGCGCCGGCCCAGACCTCCGCCTCCAAGGCCGCCCCGACCACCGCGGGCGCCGACAACAAGAAGTAA
- a CDS encoding aminotransferase class IV: protein MIDPTDRGFTLADGLFETVLSEGGAFAHLDLHLARLAQGCAVLGLPAPGAGEVERRMEEALRAAGLAHARAAVRVSWSAGSGGRGLDRPETLSPTLAVTAAPAPIPSAPARLATAQVRRNDGSPASRLKTLAYLDNVLARREARARGCDEAVMLNTRGEVACAAAANLFWIRGERLFTPALGCGVLPGIVRGRLIAAAAELGIAVEEAAFGPADLAAAEAIFLTNSLIGLRPVAELDGKIVGDSRLVDLLLGALGIS, encoded by the coding sequence GTGATCGATCCCACCGACCGCGGCTTCACCCTGGCCGACGGCCTCTTCGAGACGGTGCTCTCCGAGGGCGGGGCGTTCGCCCACCTGGACCTGCACCTTGCGCGGCTGGCGCAGGGCTGCGCCGTCCTCGGCCTGCCGGCGCCCGGGGCTGGCGAGGTCGAGCGCCGGATGGAAGAGGCGCTGAGGGCGGCCGGCCTCGCGCACGCGCGCGCGGCTGTAAGGGTGAGCTGGAGCGCCGGAAGCGGCGGCCGCGGCCTCGACCGGCCGGAGACGCTCAGTCCGACCCTCGCGGTCACCGCCGCGCCCGCGCCGATCCCGTCGGCCCCGGCGAGGCTCGCCACCGCCCAGGTGCGGCGCAACGACGGCTCGCCGGCCTCGCGGCTGAAGACCCTGGCCTACCTCGACAACGTCCTCGCCCGCCGGGAGGCCCGCGCCAGGGGTTGCGACGAGGCGGTGATGCTCAACACCCGCGGCGAGGTCGCGTGCGCGGCGGCGGCCAACCTCTTCTGGATTCGCGGCGAGCGGTTGTTCACCCCGGCCCTAGGATGCGGCGTGCTGCCGGGGATCGTCCGCGGGCGGCTGATCGCGGCGGCGGCCGAACTCGGGATTGCGGTGGAGGAGGCGGCGTTCGGGCCCGCCGATCTGGCCGCCGCCGAGGCGATCTTCCTGACCAACAGCCTGATCGGCCTGCGTCCGGTCGCCGAGCTCGACGGAAAAATCGTCGGCGACAGCCGGCTCGTCGACCTGCTTCTCGGCGCGCTCGGAATTTCCTAA
- a CDS encoding Flp family type IVb pilin yields the protein MFVKRFLKDESGATAIEYGLIAALVAVAIAAVLPLLGGKLSNTFGNVANNLP from the coding sequence ATGTTCGTGAAGCGCTTCCTGAAGGACGAATCCGGCGCCACCGCCATCGAGTACGGCCTGATCGCGGCGCTCGTCGCCGTGGCCATCGCGGCGGTCCTGCCGCTGCTCGGCGGCAAGCTGAGCAACACCTTCGGCAACGTGGCCAACAACCTGCCGTAA
- a CDS encoding A24 family peptidase — protein sequence MHVLQALLVAVFPALVIVAALRDATSYTIPNWISAALIAGFALAAPAMGLTLPQIGLHLGVGVVGLILGMAMWTLGWIGGGDAKLFAAASLWLGWPAALTYAALTGMAGGALAVGLLTLRSGYVRPYVVTGPSWFARLAEPGENVPYGVAIAAGALMAFPATPFMAALRAF from the coding sequence ATCCACGTCCTGCAGGCCCTGCTCGTCGCCGTGTTTCCGGCTCTCGTGATCGTCGCTGCCCTGCGCGACGCGACGAGCTACACCATCCCCAACTGGATCTCGGCGGCGCTGATCGCCGGTTTCGCCCTGGCCGCCCCGGCCATGGGACTGACCCTGCCGCAGATCGGCCTTCACCTGGGCGTCGGCGTCGTGGGCCTCATCCTCGGCATGGCCATGTGGACCCTGGGCTGGATCGGCGGCGGCGACGCCAAGCTGTTCGCCGCCGCCTCGCTGTGGCTCGGCTGGCCCGCGGCCCTGACTTACGCGGCCCTGACCGGCATGGCCGGCGGCGCGCTGGCGGTCGGCCTCCTCACCCTGCGCTCGGGTTACGTGCGACCCTATGTCGTGACCGGCCCGTCCTGGTTCGCGCGCCTCGCCGAGCCGGGCGAGAACGTGCCCTACGGCGTGGCGATCGCCGCCGGCGCCTTGATGGCCTTCCCGGCGACGCCGTTCATGGCCGCCTTACGGGCGTTCTGA
- a CDS encoding Flp family type IVb pilin — translation MTKFVSRFMNDESGATAIEYGLIAALVAVAIAAVLPTLGGRLSNTFGNVANKLP, via the coding sequence ATGACCAAGTTCGTTTCGCGCTTCATGAATGACGAATCCGGCGCCACCGCCATCGAGTACGGCCTGATCGCCGCCCTCGTGGCCGTCGCCATCGCCGCCGTGCTCCCGACCCTGGGCGGCCGTCTGAGCAACACCTTCGGCAACGTGGCGAACAAGCTGCCGTAA